A genomic stretch from Rhodomicrobium vannielii ATCC 17100 includes:
- a CDS encoding DUF927 domain-containing protein, protein MPPASAIEFGASSPDFQRTLLPHGFRYAADGDIERIVGVEKDGGKVWGRLCSPLEFVARTENASGTAPGLLIRIQTQNGNWNELSIPLSGLIGDELLRDLLDHGLRFVPVGRDATELKRLLVSVVCEKRARCVSHVGWYGDVFVLPDAIIGQSPGVRIVFQPTHTMEHAYRVGGTFGGWKREVAARVAGNSRLMFALSAAFVGPLLKLAQMDGGGFHFRGPSSTGKSTALHVAGSAWGGGGVSDFVCSWRATDNALEGLALIHNDTLLTLDEIAEVDPKAAFRAAYMLSNGKGKARFDKAARLRPGYEWRSSFLSTGEISLSAKIGEDGRIATAGQAVRVIDIPADAGCGMGLFEELHGFNRPGDLAVALRGATKRHYGHAARAFIAEIVKDVPGIASATRDAIATMVGQICPKECDGQVRRVASRFALAAHAGELATSFGVVPWSPGDAFAASRRCFEDWLRSRGGSGQKEIEDALDAVFGFLTRYASRFRPWEAPDHQIFDCAGYVRDTREGRAFYVFKSTFQNEICGRGGIDPDYAAETLARQGYLKRSSDGKRTRTERLPKIGNQRVYVIRISSGEDGDERAAAVSPEPR, encoded by the coding sequence ATGCCACCGGCCTCCGCGATAGAATTTGGTGCATCGTCGCCAGACTTTCAAAGAACTCTTCTCCCTCATGGTTTTCGCTATGCGGCAGACGGCGATATCGAACGGATCGTCGGCGTTGAGAAGGACGGGGGAAAGGTCTGGGGACGCCTGTGTTCTCCCCTTGAATTTGTCGCGCGAACCGAGAATGCGTCCGGCACCGCGCCGGGCCTTCTTATCCGCATCCAAACTCAAAACGGGAATTGGAACGAGCTTTCCATCCCCCTTTCCGGGCTCATCGGCGATGAACTCCTGCGGGACCTTCTCGATCATGGCCTCCGTTTCGTCCCAGTAGGGCGCGACGCCACCGAACTGAAACGGTTGCTGGTTAGCGTTGTCTGTGAAAAACGAGCGCGGTGCGTCTCTCATGTCGGGTGGTATGGCGACGTGTTTGTGCTGCCCGACGCAATCATCGGGCAGTCGCCGGGTGTGCGCATCGTGTTCCAGCCGACTCACACCATGGAGCATGCCTACCGCGTCGGCGGCACGTTCGGCGGATGGAAAAGGGAAGTCGCGGCGCGCGTCGCTGGCAATAGTCGCCTTATGTTCGCGTTAAGCGCCGCTTTCGTCGGCCCGCTCCTCAAACTGGCGCAGATGGACGGTGGCGGGTTTCATTTTCGCGGGCCGTCGTCGACGGGCAAGTCGACCGCGCTTCACGTTGCGGGCTCCGCATGGGGAGGCGGCGGCGTCAGCGACTTCGTCTGCTCGTGGCGGGCGACCGATAATGCGCTTGAAGGGCTGGCGCTCATCCATAACGACACGCTGCTGACGCTCGACGAAATCGCCGAGGTCGATCCGAAAGCTGCTTTTCGCGCGGCGTATATGTTGTCGAACGGGAAAGGCAAGGCGCGCTTCGATAAAGCGGCCCGCCTTCGGCCCGGTTATGAGTGGCGCTCCTCGTTTCTCTCAACCGGCGAAATCAGCCTTTCCGCCAAAATCGGCGAAGATGGTCGCATTGCGACAGCCGGACAGGCGGTTCGCGTCATCGATATTCCAGCCGACGCCGGTTGCGGGATGGGCCTTTTCGAGGAGCTTCACGGGTTCAATCGTCCCGGCGATCTGGCTGTGGCGTTACGCGGCGCAACGAAACGGCATTATGGCCATGCGGCGCGCGCTTTCATCGCCGAGATCGTCAAAGACGTGCCTGGGATCGCATCCGCGACTCGCGACGCGATAGCGACGATGGTCGGCCAGATCTGTCCGAAGGAATGCGATGGTCAGGTGCGGCGCGTCGCGTCCCGTTTTGCGCTGGCGGCCCATGCAGGAGAACTCGCCACTTCGTTTGGCGTGGTGCCGTGGTCGCCCGGAGATGCTTTCGCTGCATCCAGACGCTGCTTCGAGGATTGGCTGCGCTCGAGGGGCGGTTCTGGCCAGAAAGAAATCGAAGATGCTTTGGATGCCGTTTTTGGTTTTTTGACCCGCTACGCCTCCCGGTTCCGTCCATGGGAAGCGCCAGATCATCAGATTTTCGATTGCGCGGGCTATGTCCGCGACACGCGCGAAGGCCGAGCCTTCTACGTGTTTAAATCGACCTTCCAGAACGAGATTTGCGGTCGGGGCGGGATCGATCCCGACTATGCGGCCGAAACTCTGGCGAGGCAGGGATATCTGAAACGGTCGAGTGACGGGAAAAGAACCCGAACCGAAAGACTGCCGAAAATCGGAAATCAGCGCGTTTACGTCATTCGCATCTCGAGTGGAGAGGACGGCGACGAGCGAGCGGCCGCCGTTTCGCCCGAGCCTCGGTAG